The nucleotide window TTTATATATCAATGAAAATATTTGATACAGAAAATCAAGGACTGTATCAATATGAACTAAAACCCAGAAGAACAAAAGGCCGGGTTAACCCTTACCAGGGACGTAGatcagagaaaagagagagaagaaatgagAAAGGGTCTGGTCTCGGCCTTGAATTTAAGGCCATATATGGTGAAGCTTCTAATGACTTTCTAGCTAAACAACCAACGGGTAGCGTACGTAGTAGGACTACAAGCAAGACTTTCTCACCGAGTCACCGGTCACCATTCTGCAAATACTAGCTAATATGTATTTGACATCTATGAAACCCGTTTTGATTCTTTTTTACATCGAACTGTTatgcaaaacccaaaatttCGGTGACAATAAAACCCTTCATTCAGTTGAAGAAACTAAGACTGATCTGATTTACTATGATTAAATATAATTCAGAAAGGGAATAATAGCGTAGTAAAAgatattaaagaaaagaaagaagattccTTGTGGGATGCGATCTGTGAATCTTACTGTTAGTGTGCTTGGTCATGGTTTTGGAACGGAGGCGTTACCTGTGTGGACTTTGAATAAAAATTGATGTTACAAATTAATGACGAGAATACTAGTTATAGCCGCCATTGAATTAATTCTAATAAAAGTCCTTATAAAAAAGGGAGTTTCTATGCATGGGGACACGTTTCAATGGAACAACAACCATTCACTCATTCAGATTCAAATCCTGTGAATGATTTTATCAAAACGCCCAAGCTTTTGGGAACTGAtatgacctctctctctctctctgagtatGGCCTGTGGGTGTTGTTCCCTTATTTGCATGGAAATGATATTTATCAAGTATGTTCTGTTGAATATCAACTAAATTGGAAGCTTCAATCTTTGGAAACACGTAGACTAATGATGAAAGACCATTCCTAATCTTTGTTTTTGTTACCATTGAACCTTAAGTTTCTAGATGACTCCTTTTGTGTGGTACTGGGGTGCAAATTATTGTGAAATTAAAAACCCAATGattgtttattcaaaaaaaaaaaaaatgattgttATGTTTATACTAACGAATTTGTTCGTTCATTTTCATTtgtaaaaaattattattaattttttataacTGGAAAGAGAATGATTATGGTTAAATTCCGATACAAAAATATAAGGTAATTATTATTCTAAATAAGGTGAATCAGCAATTTCATcccaaaaaaacataaaaattgtCTTCTTAGAAACCTCTGCAAATTCCTCCCGCAATTTACTGTCAAAATAAATGTCTCTGCATGATGACTATCAATATTATAGGCTCAATCTGCGGACTTGACTATTCAAAAGAAACGAAGGAAACAATAAGGAAGACTGTGTATGGCAACTTTTTAAACATGCATAAAGGAAATAAAGTCCAGACTATACACATTTGATTGATTTGAGTCTCAAATTTTCGAGCCACCTGGCTAGGTGGCGATGGAGCAACACGTACTGGTGGCCTCATCTTCTGAAAATAAAGTTTTGGTCTTTTTCGTGTGGCTCAAAACGATACCAAAAAAATTGCAAGTGTTTAGTCTGTCTGATGGCTAAAACTTGTCCATTCTGATGGCTGCTTATTCAACATGACTGGCTTCCGTGTACACGTGTTAGACCCTGAGTGGTGTTGGTCAGGAAGGGCTGCTCATGGCTGGTCAGCCTAGTATTGTCCATAAATAAACGATTACCCCTTGATGGTTTTAGATTGTTGCACAACACAAGTGGTGTAATTCAATACAATTATGCAAACGCAGAGCTCACCGCCTCACCTACATTTCTTTGCTCCCATTGCTCCCATTTTAGTGATCTAAGTAATAAGAGTTAAAAATGGGTGAATGGGTTAAGATTAGGATAAGTCAGAAGTTCGAATTTTTATTTCAGAAATAGTTAATGAGTTGATATTATGACAAGTCAGAAGTTGGAAATCTTGAATGTAACAAAAACAGATACTTGATGCTTGATTTAAACCATGTTGATGTTATTTTGTAGTGGTAATATTATCGGTGTTAAATCCAAACAGAGTCGGAGCTATTTTTAGCAGAGGCTCAACTGTACTAGGATGGAATTTCCTAGCAAAGAGGTGGCAAATGTTACTAATGCCACCATTGTAGGTACAATCAAACCCATGTCTCAACTGATTCAGAAACGCTTCTGTCACATGTTGCCTCCCATATGTTGCAGGGTGCGGCCCACCTACGGACCAATCAACCCAGGTAATGCTCCTATTTGAGTTCTTGCCGGGGCCAACTTTGCTCACCAGAGTTGCCAAATAGTGTTCATCGTTGTAACAAGGAGGCTGGCAGAGGTCCTTAAATATAGGGTAGTAGGTTACATCTGATACTATCTTCAGGGCAAGGTTTCTGTGAACTTCGAACCATTGTGAACCCTTGCGCCAATCGGACAATGTCACGGTTGGCCACATTCGCCTGTTGTAGCGCCCCCGGCCGGTGCCTCTCGGGTCATCGAATGAGCTAATGAAACTGTAGTTCGAGTTGATGAGGTAGTCATAGATTGTGGTGAAGTTGAAGAGAGGTACGCATGATTCAGAGAGTAGTACAAATCTCTCATTTGAGAAGTCAAGTAAGGCATTGGCTAATAGGCGCCTCTCTGCTTCAACCATTGTGGCCTTTCCCCATTCAACTGCCTGCAGAAAATACATTTTCAGTATGAATCTAAAGTTGCAAAGTTGCAACTAACCCATAAAAGACTGGTATAAAATTCTGACCTTACTTGGTATCCTCCGATTGTAAAACACTGAGGATTCGGGGGGCTCGTTCTTAAAGTCCGGTGCTGCATGGAGATAAACTGAGAAGAAACCTTCATGTCCCATGAAAAACCTTTCCCAAAGAGGCGCCAATGGCAGTTTTCCCTTTGCAAGGAACATGAATGCGACCTTTGGCGTTCGATTATAAGGGTATTCGGTGACCTGTGGCACCATAGAGGCTCGCCATATTAGCTCCTCATCACTCATGGAGTGCCATAGCTCTTTGGGAGCTATGTAATCTCTTATATTTGGAAGAGAACTAATAGGGAGTAACTGCGGAGACGCAGAAAAGTTGCATTGACATTGTGCGTGGCTAGTGCAATTAGCTGTGAGTGGGGAAAATGTCTTCAGCTGGGGGATGAAGTAGACCTCTGAACTTAAGACCTTCGTAGTGTGACCGATAATGAACATACCCAGAACGAAAAGAAGCAATAATACAGACAAAGAGAGTATGATAGTGGT belongs to Rosa chinensis cultivar Old Blush chromosome 4, RchiOBHm-V2, whole genome shotgun sequence and includes:
- the LOC112200014 gene encoding glycosyltransferase BC10 isoform X2 — protein: MKQANCTSHAQCQCNFSASPQLLPISSLPNIRDYIAPKELWHSMSDEELIWRASMVPQVTEYPYNRTPKVAFMFLAKGKLPLAPLWERFFMGHEGFFSVYLHAAPDFKNEPPESSVFYNRRIPSKAVEWGKATMVEAERRLLANALLDFSNERFVLLSESCVPLFNFTTIYDYLINSNYSFISSFDDPRGTGRGRYNRRMWPTVTLSDWRKGSQWFEVHRNLALKIVSDVTYYPIFKDLCQPPCYNDEHYLATLVSKVGPGKNSNRSITWVDWSVGGPHPATYGRQHVTEAFLNQLRHGFDCTYNGGISNICHLFARKFHPSTVEPLLKIAPTLFGFNTDNITTTK
- the LOC112200014 gene encoding glycosyltransferase BC10 isoform X1, with protein sequence MKQGKLTVFVKDLSTGYLHVKTTIILSLSVLLLLFVLGMFIIGHTTKVLSSEVYFIPQLKTFSPLTANCTSHAQCQCNFSASPQLLPISSLPNIRDYIAPKELWHSMSDEELIWRASMVPQVTEYPYNRTPKVAFMFLAKGKLPLAPLWERFFMGHEGFFSVYLHAAPDFKNEPPESSVFYNRRIPSKAVEWGKATMVEAERRLLANALLDFSNERFVLLSESCVPLFNFTTIYDYLINSNYSFISSFDDPRGTGRGRYNRRMWPTVTLSDWRKGSQWFEVHRNLALKIVSDVTYYPIFKDLCQPPCYNDEHYLATLVSKVGPGKNSNRSITWVDWSVGGPHPATYGRQHVTEAFLNQLRHGFDCTYNGGISNICHLFARKFHPSTVEPLLKIAPTLFGFNTDNITTTK